A window of Malaclemys terrapin pileata isolate rMalTer1 chromosome 14, rMalTer1.hap1, whole genome shotgun sequence contains these coding sequences:
- the GABARAPL2 gene encoding gamma-aminobutyric acid receptor-associated protein-like 2 gives MKWMFKEDHALEHRCVESAKIRAKYPDRVPVIVEKVSGSQIVDIDKRKYLVPSDITVAQFMWIIRKRIQLPSEKAIFLFVDKTVPQSSLTMGQLYEKEKDEDGFLYVAYSGENTFGF, from the exons ATGAAGTGGATGTTCAAGGAGGATCATGCGCTGG AGCACAGATGTGTAGAGTCTGCAAAAATCCGAGCCAAATACCCAGACCGTGTGCCG GTCATTGTGGAAAAGGTCTCAGGCTCTCAGATTGTTGACATTGATAAGAGGAAGTATCTGGTTCCGTCTGACATCACTGTGGCCCAATTCATGTGGATCATCAGGAAGAGGATTCAACTGCCATCTGAGAAAGCGATATTCCTCTTTGTAGACAAGACTGTCCCACAGTCCAG CCTAACTATGGGACAGCTTTATGAGAAGGAGAAGGATGAGGATGGATTCTTATATGTGGCCTACAGTGGAGAAAACACATTTGGCTTCTGA